In the Flagellimonas sp. HMM57 genome, one interval contains:
- the atpD gene encoding F0F1 ATP synthase subunit beta, with the protein MSKVTGKVAQIIGPVIDVEFESGTEIPKIYDSLEIDNADGSKLVLEVQSHIGENTVRTISMDSTDGLSRGVEAHATGSAIQMPIGEDVYGRLFNVIGDAIDGMENLPKSGDNGLPIHREAPKFEDLSTSTEVLFTGIKVIDLIEPYAKGGKIGLFGGAGVGKTVLIQELINNIAKGHGGLSVFAGVGERTREGNDLLREMLESGIIKYGDDFLHSMEEGGWDLSKVDKNAMKESKATFVFGQMNEPPGARARVALSGLTIAEYFRDGAGDGQGKDVLFFVDNIFRFTQAGSEVSALLGRMPSAVGYQPTLATEMGAMQERITSTKRGSITSVQAVYVPADDLTDPAPATTFAHLDATTVLSRKIAELGIYPAVDPLDSTSRILTPEILGKEHYACAQRVKELLQRYKELQDIIAILGMEELSEEDKLAVGRARRVQRFLSQPFHVAEQFTGIPGVLVDIKDTIKGFNMIMDGELDHLPESAFNLKGSIQDAIEAGEKMLAEA; encoded by the coding sequence ATGTCTAAAGTTACAGGTAAGGTTGCACAGATTATAGGCCCCGTCATTGATGTTGAATTTGAGTCGGGAACTGAAATCCCAAAAATTTATGATTCTCTTGAAATCGATAATGCCGATGGCTCCAAGTTGGTGTTGGAAGTTCAATCCCACATAGGTGAAAACACGGTTCGTACCATTTCTATGGATTCTACGGATGGTTTAAGCAGAGGTGTTGAAGCCCATGCCACTGGAAGTGCAATTCAGATGCCAATAGGGGAGGATGTTTATGGACGTCTTTTTAATGTGATTGGAGATGCTATCGATGGAATGGAAAACTTACCTAAATCTGGCGATAATGGACTTCCAATTCACAGAGAGGCTCCTAAGTTTGAAGATTTGTCAACTTCTACCGAAGTACTTTTTACAGGAATCAAAGTAATCGATTTGATCGAGCCCTACGCAAAAGGAGGTAAGATTGGATTGTTTGGTGGCGCCGGTGTTGGTAAAACCGTATTGATTCAGGAATTGATCAACAATATTGCAAAAGGACACGGTGGCCTATCCGTATTTGCCGGTGTTGGTGAAAGAACACGTGAAGGAAACGATTTGCTTCGCGAGATGTTGGAATCTGGTATTATTAAATATGGAGATGACTTTTTGCACTCCATGGAAGAAGGCGGATGGGATTTATCCAAAGTGGATAAAAACGCGATGAAAGAATCTAAAGCTACTTTCGTTTTTGGACAGATGAACGAACCTCCTGGAGCACGTGCCCGTGTTGCACTTTCTGGATTAACCATTGCCGAATACTTCCGTGATGGTGCTGGTGATGGTCAAGGAAAAGATGTACTTTTCTTTGTCGATAATATCTTCCGTTTTACCCAAGCTGGTTCTGAGGTTTCCGCACTATTGGGAAGGATGCCTTCCGCTGTGGGTTACCAACCAACTTTGGCAACAGAGATGGGCGCCATGCAGGAAAGAATTACATCAACAAAAAGAGGTTCCATCACATCGGTACAGGCGGTATACGTACCTGCGGATGATTTAACGGATCCAGCTCCCGCAACAACATTTGCTCACTTGGATGCTACAACGGTACTTTCACGTAAAATTGCTGAGCTTGGTATTTATCCAGCTGTGGATCCATTGGATTCGACTTCAAGGATTCTTACACCAGAAATTTTAGGAAAGGAGCACTATGCATGTGCGCAACGTGTAAAAGAGTTGTTGCAACGGTATAAAGAACTACAGGATATTATTGCTATCCTTGGTATGGAAGAACTTTCTGAAGAGGATAAACTGGCAGTAGGTAGAGCAAGAAGGGTACAACGTTTCTTGTCCCAACCTTTCCATGTAGCGGAGCAGTTTACGGGTATTCCTGGAGTACTGGTTGATATTAAGGATACGATCAAAGGCTTCAATATGATTATGGATGGTGAATTGGACCACCTGCCAGAATCGGCCTTTAACCTTAAGGGAAGTATTCAAGATGCTATTGAAGCAGGAGAGAAAATGTTAGCTGAAGCATAA
- a CDS encoding F0F1 ATP synthase subunit epsilon gives MYLEIVSPEATLFAGEVTSVTVPGVNGEFQMLENHAPIVSLLQEGNVKVQGDITIDEDFQNKFSKGANGETVLAISSGTIEMKENKVIVLAD, from the coding sequence ATGTATTTAGAAATTGTATCACCAGAAGCTACTTTGTTTGCAGGAGAGGTAACATCGGTTACCGTACCGGGGGTAAATGGAGAATTTCAAATGTTGGAAAATCACGCACCAATTGTTTCTTTATTGCAAGAAGGTAATGTAAAAGTCCAAGGAGATATCACAATCGATGAGGACTTTCAAAACAAATTTTCCAAAGGTGCAAATGGAGAAACTGTTCTTGCTATCTCTAGTGGTACTATTGAGATGAAAGAAAATAAAGTGATTGTTTTAGCGGATTAG
- a CDS encoding GNAT family N-acetyltransferase yields MVTYKQASTDTELEQILLLQQQNLPKNLTHKEIDSEGFVTVQHSLEILKEMNDEHGHIIAIENDIVIGYALCMHPKFANTINILKPMFKEISKTIEIKTKYMVMGQICIAKPYRRQGIFKGLYSKMKRTLPKDLDCIITEVDASNQRSLHAHKAIGFTELKRYKTTTKEWSLIVLK; encoded by the coding sequence ATGGTTACCTACAAACAGGCATCTACAGATACCGAACTTGAACAAATTCTTCTGTTACAACAACAAAATCTACCGAAAAATCTCACGCATAAAGAAATTGATAGCGAAGGATTTGTGACCGTGCAACATTCCTTGGAAATTCTAAAGGAAATGAACGATGAACATGGTCACATCATTGCCATCGAAAATGATATTGTCATTGGATACGCGCTTTGTATGCATCCTAAGTTTGCCAATACCATCAATATTTTAAAACCCATGTTCAAAGAAATTTCCAAAACCATAGAAATAAAAACCAAATACATGGTCATGGGACAAATATGTATTGCTAAACCATATCGAAGACAAGGAATTTTTAAAGGACTCTACTCAAAAATGAAACGTACACTGCCCAAAGACCTTGATTGTATTATAACTGAAGTAGATGCAAGCAACCAGCGTTCCTTACATGCACATAAGGCGATAGGATTCACAGAATTAAAGCGATATAAAACCACCACTAAAGAATGGTCACTTATTGTACTAAAATAA
- a CDS encoding aminotransferase class I/II-fold pyridoxal phosphate-dependent enzyme — protein MEQKLEKRKLDNALRVLPEAQRLIDFSSNDYLGFAKKKEFARQASSLLEDMDLLENGASGSRLLTGNHELYKKLEDFLAFYHKSASALVFNSGYDANIGFFEAVPQKGDFIFYDELVHASIRDGIKMSNAKAYKFKHNAIGDLTEGIERSRNALDMNGEVYVVTESVFSMDGGSPNLKALSDFCTAHGYYLVVDEAHATGIFGEGKDLVCQLSIEEQVFARIITFGKALGNHGAAVLGSDALKTYLVNFARSLIYTTALSPHALASVLMAYHYLEEEGEKERLKLQENIGFFKNQTKLLEVSDSFIESNSAIHCIIVPGNEKVKYMSNELQAEGFNVRPILSPTVKAGKERLRFCLHSYNTTQEISKVLSTTRNLIK, from the coding sequence TTGGAACAAAAGCTTGAAAAAAGAAAGCTGGACAATGCTTTACGGGTTTTGCCGGAAGCACAACGATTGATAGATTTCTCTTCCAATGATTATTTAGGATTTGCAAAGAAAAAAGAGTTTGCAAGACAAGCATCAAGCCTGTTGGAGGACATGGATTTACTTGAAAATGGAGCCTCAGGTTCTCGATTACTTACAGGAAATCATGAATTGTACAAAAAGCTGGAAGACTTCTTGGCTTTTTATCATAAATCAGCCTCTGCTCTGGTCTTTAATTCGGGATACGATGCAAACATTGGTTTTTTTGAAGCTGTTCCCCAAAAAGGAGATTTTATATTTTATGATGAGTTGGTGCACGCAAGCATAAGGGATGGTATTAAAATGAGCAATGCCAAAGCATATAAGTTTAAGCATAATGCTATAGGAGATTTGACGGAGGGCATTGAGCGGAGCCGAAATGCTCTTGATATGAACGGGGAGGTATATGTGGTCACCGAATCGGTTTTCTCCATGGACGGCGGTTCTCCTAATTTAAAAGCATTGTCAGATTTTTGTACGGCGCATGGTTACTATTTGGTTGTTGATGAAGCGCATGCTACTGGTATTTTTGGAGAAGGAAAAGACTTGGTTTGTCAATTGAGTATTGAAGAGCAGGTTTTTGCACGAATTATCACTTTTGGAAAAGCATTGGGGAATCATGGCGCAGCTGTTCTTGGAAGTGATGCTTTAAAAACATATCTGGTTAACTTTGCCAGAAGCCTTATTTATACAACAGCCCTTTCTCCGCATGCATTAGCCTCTGTTTTGATGGCATATCACTATTTGGAAGAGGAAGGTGAAAAGGAACGATTAAAACTCCAAGAGAACATTGGGTTTTTTAAAAATCAAACCAAACTTTTGGAGGTATCGGATAGTTTTATAGAAAGCAACTCCGCAATTCACTGTATAATCGTTCCGGGGAATGAAAAAGTAAAATATATGTCAAATGAGCTTCAAGCGGAAGGCTTCAATGTGAGACCTATTCTTTCGCCGACTGTAAAGGCCGGAAAGGAAAGACTCCGTTTTTGCTTACATTCCTATAATACAACACAAGAAATATCAAAAGTTTTATCAACCACAAGAAACCTCATAAAATAA
- a CDS encoding DUF2007 domain-containing protein: MEQEFFTLGSFEFPADVQIIKGKLESEGIQVFLKDENTINSDPLISGAIGGVKLLVYSADKDIAQRIYDEVRNYATDKDGKPIVCPNCSATKSEIYYLRNSIFYKLFPFFEPRKYKCAQCNFITKP, from the coding sequence ATGGAACAGGAATTTTTCACCTTGGGCAGTTTTGAGTTTCCCGCAGATGTTCAGATTATAAAAGGAAAATTGGAATCAGAAGGTATACAGGTATTTTTAAAGGATGAAAATACCATAAATTCAGACCCATTGATCAGTGGAGCCATTGGTGGCGTAAAACTATTGGTATATTCTGCCGATAAGGATATCGCGCAGAGAATATATGATGAGGTACGTAACTATGCTACTGACAAAGATGGTAAACCTATCGTTTGCCCCAATTGTAGTGCTACCAAGTCTGAGATTTATTATTTAAGAAACAGCATATTTTATAAACTCTTTCCCTTTTTTGAGCCTAGAAAGTATAAATGTGCACAATGTAACTTTATTACCAAACCGTAA
- the bioD gene encoding dethiobiotin synthase — MTKFFITGSSTDVGKTIASAIVVEALEADYWKPVQAGDLEYSDSHKVKELISNTNTTIHKNSYALNTPMSPHGAAEIDGITIDLKTIVPPETENNLVIEGAGGLLVPLNDTDTIFDLIQPDHKVIVVSRHYLGSINHTLLTIEKLQERNLKIGIIFSGNEHPTTESIILKKTGVSFIGRINEEKGFDKEIVMKYASQFRKALLSF; from the coding sequence ATGACAAAATTCTTTATTACAGGTTCATCAACAGATGTTGGTAAGACCATAGCATCTGCAATAGTTGTAGAAGCCCTTGAAGCTGATTATTGGAAACCCGTACAAGCGGGCGACTTGGAATATTCAGATAGCCATAAGGTCAAAGAATTGATTTCAAACACCAATACCACAATCCATAAAAACAGCTATGCGCTCAATACTCCTATGAGTCCACATGGCGCAGCAGAAATTGATGGAATAACTATTGATCTGAAGACAATTGTTCCGCCTGAGACAGAAAATAATTTGGTGATAGAAGGTGCAGGAGGGCTATTGGTCCCGCTGAACGATACGGACACTATTTTTGATTTGATACAACCAGACCATAAGGTCATTGTAGTGTCTAGACATTATCTGGGCAGTATAAACCATACGCTGCTCACGATTGAAAAATTACAGGAACGGAATTTAAAAATCGGAATCATTTTTAGTGGAAATGAACATCCAACCACTGAAAGTATAATCTTAAAGAAAACGGGGGTCTCTTTTATTGGAAGAATCAATGAGGAGAAAGGTTTTGATAAAGAAATTGTAATGAAATATGCATCTCAGTTTAGAAAGGCCTTATTGTCATTCTAG
- a CDS encoding glycosyltransferase family 39 protein, translating into MLNKAIRFLTPNYKKLNWKTVFLIVFSVAFFIRFPFFFRDYIDRDESTFIIMAQSWVDGHLPYTHLWDLKPPITFLSFAIVIYTFGKSFFAIRLFGTFLVAITALFIYGIASKSMSKKVSFWCAIFSVFLLSLFGSLQGVMSEHICTMFFVIGVYVLLTKHSLRWFFIAGFLFGISVMSKLNMAYPLLILGLYLSWKAIQEKRILHEFKQLFVMGLGFVTLVLLTAIPYYLEGETSTWWQSVFEAPLAYSSSKHHSVLKPLPFVLVILMLLFAGHAFKIINYKSRHVQIVVVIILGVLLSFIQAGKANGHYLIQLFPFILIPIGIAVDTFPAIPKKFLGGAILLLFLIPIESYLEYANIISNKLEKGTFYNGEGIDVTRYIETNNLETENIFFTEYHIGYWVLGEDPPTKAATHPSSIGREELFPYMKNPRKTGMQELQYILDVVQPKIIVARKGKKIFDKKMIDFNTYIDDYLLEHYRLIKTIDRGLLYQRLE; encoded by the coding sequence GTGCTAAATAAAGCTATTCGATTTCTCACTCCCAATTATAAAAAACTTAATTGGAAGACCGTTTTTTTGATAGTTTTTTCTGTAGCTTTTTTTATTCGGTTTCCTTTCTTTTTTAGAGATTACATAGACCGTGATGAAAGCACATTTATCATAATGGCACAATCGTGGGTAGACGGTCATTTGCCCTATACCCATCTCTGGGACCTAAAGCCGCCTATCACTTTTTTGTCTTTTGCAATTGTGATCTATACATTTGGTAAAAGCTTTTTTGCCATACGCTTGTTTGGAACTTTTCTAGTGGCGATTACAGCACTTTTTATTTATGGCATTGCTTCCAAATCCATGTCTAAAAAAGTTAGTTTTTGGTGTGCCATTTTCAGTGTTTTTTTACTAAGCCTTTTTGGCAGTTTACAAGGAGTAATGTCAGAACATATCTGTACAATGTTCTTTGTCATTGGAGTTTATGTATTGCTGACCAAACACTCTCTAAGATGGTTTTTTATAGCTGGATTCCTTTTTGGTATTTCTGTTATGTCCAAATTAAATATGGCATATCCATTGCTTATCCTAGGACTCTATTTAAGTTGGAAAGCCATTCAAGAAAAGCGGATTTTACATGAGTTTAAGCAACTGTTCGTAATGGGATTAGGTTTTGTAACTCTTGTTCTTCTTACAGCTATACCCTATTATTTAGAAGGGGAAACGAGCACATGGTGGCAATCTGTTTTCGAAGCACCTTTGGCTTACTCAAGTTCAAAACATCATTCTGTTTTAAAGCCGTTGCCTTTTGTCCTTGTCATACTCATGCTATTATTCGCAGGACACGCATTCAAAATCATTAATTATAAATCACGGCACGTACAGATTGTTGTTGTCATTATATTGGGCGTTCTTCTCTCATTTATTCAAGCGGGAAAAGCTAATGGACATTATTTAATTCAATTGTTTCCATTCATCTTAATTCCGATTGGTATCGCAGTTGATACGTTCCCGGCAATACCTAAAAAGTTTTTGGGCGGTGCTATTTTGCTTCTTTTTTTAATTCCTATTGAATCGTATTTAGAGTATGCCAATATCATTTCCAACAAATTGGAAAAAGGCACTTTTTATAATGGGGAGGGAATTGATGTGACCAGATATATTGAAACGAACAACCTTGAAACTGAAAATATATTTTTTACAGAATACCATATAGGATATTGGGTGTTGGGGGAAGACCCGCCTACAAAAGCGGCAACACACCCAAGCAGTATAGGTCGAGAAGAACTATTTCCTTACATGAAAAATCCAAGAAAAACCGGTATGCAGGAATTACAATATATTTTGGATGTTGTGCAACCCAAGATTATAGTCGCACGTAAAGGAAAAAAGATTTTTGATAAAAAAATGATCGATTTTAATACGTATATAGATGATTATTTACTCGAACATTATCGCTTGATCAAAACAATCGATAGAGGCTTACTATACCAAAGACTAGAATGA
- the bioA gene encoding adenosylmethionine--8-amino-7-oxononanoate transaminase: MINTAALEKLSDRDKKHLWHPLTQHKIHSEMLAITKAKGAILIDEAGKEYVDGISSWYTSMYGHCHPYILEKVGVQMQRLDQVVFSGFTHEPAVKLSEELIKILPENQEKLFFSDNGSTATEIGIKMALQYHFNRGEKRNVLLAFEEAFHGDTFGAMSVSGLSVYNGPFEDFFIEVERVPVPTTDNIEAILAQLQVRLEQGGIAGFIYEPLVQGAAAMKMHDAVGLDRMLSLLKEYDVLTIADEVMTGFGKTGKFFASDHLETKPDIMCLSKALTAGLVPMGLTTCTQQVYQAFYSDDIAKGLFHGHTYTGNPLACAAALSALELLQTEEIQENIKNIISWHKQFDISIKNHPKVASTRQLGVIYALDLNVKMERYGNLRDKLFKHFMDNGVFLRPLGNTIYILAPYITTKTEMERIYGAIKSALELV, from the coding sequence TTGATTAATACTGCTGCATTGGAAAAATTATCTGATAGGGACAAAAAACACCTCTGGCACCCGTTGACCCAACATAAGATTCATTCGGAAATGCTGGCTATCACAAAGGCAAAAGGGGCAATCTTGATTGATGAAGCGGGAAAAGAGTACGTTGATGGCATATCTTCTTGGTATACCAGTATGTACGGACATTGTCATCCCTATATCTTAGAAAAAGTGGGAGTGCAAATGCAGCGCTTGGACCAGGTTGTCTTTAGTGGTTTTACGCATGAACCTGCTGTAAAATTATCTGAAGAACTCATTAAAATCCTTCCAGAGAACCAAGAAAAACTTTTCTTTTCGGATAATGGGTCTACTGCCACGGAGATAGGGATTAAAATGGCTTTGCAGTATCACTTTAATCGTGGAGAAAAACGCAATGTACTTTTAGCATTCGAAGAGGCTTTTCACGGAGATACTTTTGGTGCCATGTCAGTTTCTGGTCTATCCGTTTACAATGGTCCTTTTGAAGATTTTTTTATTGAAGTGGAGCGAGTTCCAGTACCTACCACAGACAATATAGAAGCCATTCTTGCACAATTACAAGTTAGATTGGAGCAAGGTGGCATCGCTGGGTTTATTTACGAACCTTTGGTACAAGGTGCGGCGGCCATGAAAATGCACGACGCTGTTGGTCTTGATAGAATGCTATCACTTTTAAAAGAATACGATGTCCTCACTATAGCTGATGAGGTAATGACAGGGTTTGGGAAAACCGGAAAGTTTTTTGCTTCTGACCATCTGGAAACTAAACCTGATATCATGTGCCTCTCAAAAGCATTGACGGCAGGATTAGTGCCCATGGGGCTCACAACATGTACGCAACAAGTGTATCAAGCGTTTTATAGTGATGATATTGCGAAGGGCTTGTTTCACGGACATACCTACACGGGCAATCCATTGGCCTGTGCCGCTGCGCTATCAGCTTTGGAATTGCTTCAGACCGAAGAAATCCAAGAGAATATTAAAAATATTATCTCATGGCACAAACAGTTTGATATATCCATTAAAAACCATCCAAAAGTAGCTTCAACCCGTCAATTGGGAGTAATATATGCACTGGATTTGAATGTGAAAATGGAACGCTATGGCAATTTAAGGGACAAACTGTTCAAGCACTTTATGGATAATGGGGTGTTTTTGCGCCCGCTAGGAAATACCATATACATTTTAGCACCTTACATTACCACCAAAACAGAAATGGAACGTATTTACGGAGCTATTAAATCGGCACTGGAACTGGTGTAG
- a CDS encoding beta-ketoacyl synthase N-terminal-like domain-containing protein: MLKEPISITAIASISSLGNSLEEVWNSYNDSNHRLSAIEIGAQRVWAATLPETLTLEIEHLRQSDAKYKNLDDSVLFAIHASRKAIEHAGWSGKMDFGINIGSSRGATALFEKYHADFLREGKSSTLSSPTTTLGNISSWVAHDLKSKGPDISHSITCSTALHSLLNGIAWIQSGMSNTFLVGGSEAPLTPFTIAQMQALKIYAPFDSSQGTNLVTERSRSHRINLSEAERSRSYPCQALNFNKKKNSMVLGEGAAMACLEGGKHSNALALIQGVGYATEPLKHNVSISADAQCFQESMKMALSSLSPEDVDVIVMHSPGTVKGDLSELKAIEKVFCNKLPYLTTNKWKVGHTFGASGMLSVEMAILMLQYQKHIQPPLYQQEVKKESIQKIMVNAVGFGGNAVSVLLSV, encoded by the coding sequence ATGTTGAAAGAACCTATCTCGATTACCGCAATAGCCTCAATCTCATCATTGGGGAACTCTTTGGAAGAAGTCTGGAATTCTTACAACGATTCCAATCATAGACTTTCCGCAATTGAAATTGGAGCACAAAGAGTTTGGGCCGCTACATTACCTGAGACCTTAACGTTGGAAATAGAACATCTGAGACAATCAGATGCTAAGTACAAGAATTTAGACGATTCGGTTCTTTTTGCTATCCATGCTTCTAGAAAAGCAATTGAACATGCAGGCTGGAGTGGTAAAATGGATTTTGGAATCAATATTGGTTCATCCAGAGGGGCAACAGCGCTTTTTGAAAAATATCATGCAGATTTTTTACGGGAAGGAAAATCGTCGACCTTATCATCACCTACAACAACCTTGGGGAATATCTCATCTTGGGTAGCGCACGATCTAAAATCCAAAGGACCGGATATCTCCCACTCCATTACCTGTTCAACGGCTTTGCATTCCTTGTTGAATGGTATTGCTTGGATTCAGTCAGGAATGTCCAATACTTTTTTGGTAGGGGGCAGCGAGGCGCCATTGACTCCTTTTACGATTGCCCAGATGCAAGCTTTAAAGATTTATGCCCCCTTTGACTCTTCTCAGGGAACAAACTTGGTGACTGAGCGTAGCCGAAGTCACCGAATAAATCTCTCGGAAGCTGAGCGAAGTCGAAGCTACCCTTGCCAAGCCTTAAACTTCAATAAGAAAAAAAACTCCATGGTCCTTGGGGAAGGAGCGGCAATGGCTTGTTTGGAAGGGGGAAAACATTCAAATGCATTGGCTTTGATTCAAGGTGTAGGTTATGCTACTGAGCCTTTAAAGCATAACGTATCTATCTCTGCGGATGCACAATGTTTTCAGGAGTCCATGAAAATGGCTCTCAGCAGTTTATCTCCAGAAGACGTGGATGTGATTGTGATGCATTCCCCGGGAACTGTGAAAGGAGATTTATCCGAGCTAAAGGCCATTGAAAAAGTTTTTTGTAACAAATTACCTTATTTGACTACTAATAAGTGGAAAGTGGGACACACTTTTGGAGCCTCCGGAATGTTGAGTGTAGAAATGGCTATTTTGATGCTTCAATATCAAAAACACATTCAACCTCCATTATATCAGCAAGAAGTAAAAAAAGAATCCATACAAAAGATAATGGTCAATGCCGTAGGGTTCGGTGGGAACGCAGTTTCCGTTTTACTTTCTGTATAA
- a CDS encoding flotillin family protein, with protein sequence MLLLLQMQMGGSASLLGIGFAVLFFFIIIISFIRRYKRCPSDRILVVYGKVGSGNSAKCIHGGAAFIWPVIQDYEFLDLTPISIEVDLANALSRQNIRVNVPSRFTIGISTEPGVMQNAAERLLGLGMQEVQELAKEIIFGQLRLVVASMDIEEINSDRDKFLSNISQSVESELKKVGLKLINVNITDIVDESGYIEALGKEAAAHAINAARKSVAEKNRDGSIGEANAVQDERTQVAAANAKAVEGENIAKIDVANSDSLRRQREAEAERTAIAAEKVQAAKALEESYAAEKDAEVARAERERSSQMADIVVPAEIDKKKVEIDAEAEAEMIRRKAKGEADAILFKAQAEAKGIFEVLTKQAEGLDKIVQAAGDNPKDAVLLLIADKLPELVEKQAEAIKNIKIDKVTVWDSGAKTEDGKNSTANFISGMYKSVPPLQDMFNMAGMQLPEYLKGKDTTEMSDKEENKPTSEKKDTSE encoded by the coding sequence ATGTTACTATTATTACAAATGCAAATGGGAGGAAGCGCCTCATTGTTGGGTATTGGTTTTGCCGTACTATTTTTCTTTATCATCATCATTTCCTTTATCAGAAGGTATAAAAGATGTCCGTCCGACCGTATTCTAGTGGTATATGGAAAGGTAGGCTCGGGCAACTCGGCTAAATGTATTCACGGTGGTGCCGCTTTTATCTGGCCCGTTATCCAAGATTATGAATTTTTGGATTTAACGCCTATTTCCATTGAAGTTGATTTGGCAAATGCCTTGAGTAGACAGAACATTAGGGTAAATGTACCTTCAAGGTTCACCATAGGTATTTCTACAGAACCTGGGGTTATGCAGAATGCAGCTGAGCGGCTTTTAGGTTTGGGCATGCAAGAAGTACAAGAGTTGGCCAAAGAAATCATTTTTGGTCAGTTGCGTTTGGTCGTCGCTTCTATGGATATTGAAGAAATTAATTCAGATAGGGATAAATTTTTGTCCAATATTTCGCAGAGTGTAGAATCTGAATTAAAGAAAGTAGGTCTTAAACTGATCAACGTAAACATTACCGATATCGTAGATGAGTCGGGATATATAGAAGCTTTGGGTAAAGAAGCTGCGGCCCACGCCATAAATGCTGCACGTAAGTCAGTAGCCGAAAAAAATAGGGATGGATCTATTGGTGAGGCAAATGCAGTACAGGATGAACGTACCCAAGTGGCCGCTGCAAATGCAAAGGCTGTAGAAGGAGAGAATATTGCTAAAATCGATGTAGCCAACTCAGACTCATTGCGTAGACAGCGCGAGGCAGAAGCAGAACGTACCGCAATCGCAGCCGAAAAAGTACAAGCGGCAAAAGCCCTTGAAGAATCCTATGCCGCAGAAAAAGATGCTGAAGTTGCAAGGGCTGAAAGAGAGCGTAGTTCTCAAATGGCAGATATTGTTGTACCTGCTGAAATAGATAAAAAGAAAGTTGAAATCGATGCCGAAGCTGAAGCTGAAATGATTCGTAGAAAAGCAAAAGGGGAAGCCGATGCAATTCTTTTTAAGGCCCAAGCTGAGGCAAAAGGTATTTTTGAGGTATTGACCAAACAAGCGGAAGGTTTGGACAAGATTGTACAGGCCGCTGGAGATAATCCAAAAGATGCAGTACTTCTATTGATTGCGGACAAATTACCAGAATTGGTCGAGAAACAGGCGGAAGCCATCAAGAATATCAAAATTGACAAGGTCACGGTTTGGGATTCTGGCGCTAAGACCGAAGATGGTAAAAACTCAACGGCTAATTTTATCTCAGGTATGTATAAGTCCGTACCACCATTGCAGGACATGTTCAATATGGCAGGAATGCAGCTTCCCGAGTACTTAAAAGGGAAGGATACCACTGAAATGTCGGATAAAGAGGAAAACAAACCCACTTCAGAAAAAAAGGATACATCAGAATAA